The Silene latifolia isolate original U9 population chromosome X, ASM4854445v1, whole genome shotgun sequence genome contains the following window.
GGTTGTACTGTTAACTAAGAGTTGCCTACGTATCTGCTttgcaacagaatcaaaccgagtccGTAGTTCTCACATAAAATATTTTATGCAGTGTTGATAAAAAAACTCACAACTTATTCTAAAACATTTGCAATTAAAAAATTATTTCATAACATTCGAGAACGAGGCCGTCAAGGATAGTATTTATTCAGCCGGTCCAAATTCGTAGGATTTGTGAAGTCATTCCCTTCCAAATCTGTTAATCGAACAACACCTCCTGACAAAATCTTCTTTACCAAATAAGGGTCTGCCCAATTTGGTTTGAACTTACCCCTCAGATCAATAGGTAACaaagctctaaccgacttgagaaCCAGATCACCCTCACTAATTCCCTtcggtttcacctttttgttgaaAGCTCTCTCTATCCATTTCTTGTAGAGTTGGATATGATACAATGCGTTCAAACTCCGCTCATCGAGAATAAAGAGTGATTCATATCTTGCTTGAACCCAATCTGCTTCAGGAACCTGGCTTTCGAGTAGGATCCTTAGGGATGGTATTTTTAATTCAACAGGTTGGACCGCTTTCATTCCATATACCAAGTAATACGGGGTTGCTCCCGTGGCTATTCTAATAGAAGTTCTATACccccataatgcaaagggtatcTTCTATGGCCACTCCCTATAGTTGTCAGACATCTTCCTTAAAATGACTGTAATTGTTTTATTAGCAGCCTCTACCGCACCATTCTTCCGTGGTCGGTATGGTGATGGCTTAtgatgtttgattttatacttttcaactATAATTGTAGCCTCAGCTTGAAAACGGGTTCCATGATCGCTGATGAACTCATGTGGTAACTCGTACTGACAAATGATGTcattcattctgaatgaactgtACTACTTGCTTCACTTTTAGCACTTTGTAAGAATTAGCCTCTACCCACTTCTTGAAATAGTCGATTGCAACAAGGATAAAACAGTGCCCTCCAGTTCCTGATTGGTTTACTTTTCTAATGATGTCGATTCCCAGGTTGAAAATGgacagggtgacgtcatggtgtatagcaTAAAAGGATCCACATGCTGCGCATTTGCCAATATCTGAGAATTGTGACAGTGCCTGACATACTTGCAACAATCTATTTCTATCGTTGTCTAATAATAACCAAGCCTTATGATCTTACGGACTAATATATGAGCATTCATTTGTGGCCCAGATTTGACGTCATGGACTTCCTCCATAACCTTTTTAGCTGTCGGTTTATCGATGCATCATAACAAAACACCTTGAGCCGTCTTCTTGTATAATTGCCCATCATTGGTCTTAATAAATTGGGCAGATAACATTCGCAGAGCGCGCTTCCTACCCGTGTCAAGGTCGGGAGGATACTCTCCCGTTTCCTTGAATTTCAAAATGGCTGTGTACCAGGGTTCGGTTTCACCTACCTCAGCATCATCGATTACATTCACATAGGCAGGTGACAATCTTCGCTCGACACATATTTATACTGTCTATGTGGTCGGGAATGTTGATCAGGGCAGCTAGCTTGGACAACgcatctgcaaactgattttcctcTCTCGGGAGGTGAATATATCGAATATCCTCGAAGTATTTTTCCAATTCTTCGATTCTAGTTTGATATATAGCCAAACTTTGGCTCTTAATTTTCCGTGACCcacccacttgattgatcactagggACGAGTCTCCATGTACTAACAACTTCTTCACACCCAAGTCAAGAGCACTACATAAACCAAGcaaacatgcttcatattcagcgccGTTGTTCGTGCCATTAAAATCCAATTTGATGTACACGGGTATGTGTTCACCTGTTGGCGAGGTAAGGAGAATGCCCACTCCATATCCCATATAGTTCGAAGCTTCATCGAAATAAAAATCCCATGCGTCATTCTCGACGTGAACCACGtcttcgtcgggaaatgaccaagtgtcaaCGACTTCTGTTTCTTTGATTGGATTGTCGGCAAGGAAATtggcaaccgcccttcccttgatcactttcaaaggtgcatatttgagatcgaactctgataaCATGAGGGTCCATCTCGATATTCTTCCATTTAgcactggtttttcaaaca
Protein-coding sequences here:
- the LOC141617762 gene encoding uncharacterized protein LOC141617762; the protein is MKAVQPVELKIPSLRILLESQVPEADWVQARYESLFILDERSLNALYHIQLYKKWIERAFNKKVKPKGISEGDLVLKSVRALLPIDLRGKFKPNWADPYLVKKILSGGVVRLTDLEGNDFTNPTNLDRLNKYYP
- the LOC141617763 gene encoding uncharacterized protein LOC141617763, giving the protein MICEPIFKKLKIREHVMWDDQFQAAFNKIKEGLSSPPVLSPPVAGLPLSLYLTVTDTAMGAVLAQKVDKEKRAIYYISKKFLDYKVKYTPLEKTCLALVWATKKLKLYMLSYSGRAVANFLADNPIKETEVVDTWSFPDEDVVHVENDAWDFYFDEASNYMGYGVGILLTSPTGEHIPVYIKLDFNGTNNGAEYEACLLGLCSALDLGVKKLLVHGDSSLVINQVGGSRKIKSQSLAIYQTRIEELEKYFEDIRYIHLPREENQFADALSKLAALINIPDHIDNIGKCAACGSFYAIHHDVTLSIFNLGIDIIRKVNQSGTGGHCFILVAIDYFKKWVEANSYKVLKVKQVVQFIQNE